A single window of Mugil cephalus isolate CIBA_MC_2020 chromosome 1, CIBA_Mcephalus_1.1, whole genome shotgun sequence DNA harbors:
- the LOC125016187 gene encoding ladderlectin-like isoform X1 — MLWLQSGKEEEEERITPLQLEISIISTMKTLPVIVIVCVVMTLTGADAKSQLIKRSTHCPGWSEYNGRCFIFIPTHMTWARAERNCQSLGGNLTSVRDVFEYHAIQKVIWSSTHAYPPTWIGGSDAQEKDFWQWNDGTPFYYSKWCPGEPNNQGTIWGQQNCIQMNFGDYKCWDDEKCYIHLSSVCAKKIQ, encoded by the exons ATGTTGTGGCTTCAGTCtggcaaagaggaagaagaagagaggatcACTCCGCTGCAG CTAGAAATCAGCATCATCTCCACAATGAAGACTTTGCCAGTAATTGTGATTGTTTGTGTGGTGATGACTCTGACTGGAGCTGATG CAAAGAGCCAACTGATCAAGAGGTCCACACATTGCCCTGGTTGGTCTGAGTACAATGGACGCTGTTTCATCTTCATTCCTACCCACATGACTTGGGCTAGAGCTGAG AGAAACTGTCAGTCCCTGGGTGGAAACCTTACATCGGTCCGTGATGTCTTTGAGTACCATGCGATCCAGAAGGTGATATGGAGTAGCACTCATGCGTATCCACCCACATGGATTGGAGGCAGTGATGCCCAAGag aaGGATTTCTGGCAGTGGAATGATGGGACGCCTTTCTACTATTCCAAGTGGTGTCCTGGAGAGCCCAATAACCAGGGGACGATCTGGGGTCAACAGAACTGCATACAAATGAATTTTGGAG ATTACAAGTGTTGGGATGATGAGAAGTGTTATATACACCTTTCATCTGTCTGCGCCAAGAAAATACAATGa
- the LOC125016360 gene encoding ladderlectin-like: protein MKTLPLIAFVCVVLTLTGVDAWHCIIKTYRYCPGWSRYKGRYFMYISTPMTWATAERKCQSLGGNLASVRNIYEYREIQKVIWRRTHAYPKAWIGGSDCQQDGVWLWNDGATFRYSNWCRGEPNNHRGPQSCIQMNFGASKCWDDVQCHIRLPFVCARKSR from the exons ATGAAGACTCTGCCACtgattgcatttgtttgtgtggtgttgACTCTGACTGGAGTTGATG CATGGCACTGCATTATCAAGACGTACAGATACTGTCCTGGTTGGTCTCGGTATAAAGGACGCTATTTCATGTACATTTCTACACCCATGACTTGGGCTACAGCTGAG AGAAAATGTCAGTCCCTGGGTGGAAACCTTGCATCGGTCCGTAACATCTATGAATACCGTGAGATCCAGAAGGTGATATGGAGACGCACTCATGCGTATCCAAAAGCATGGATTGGAGGCAGTGATTGTCAAcag gATGGTGTCTGGCTGTGGAACGATGGCGCAACTTTCCGCTATTCGAACTGGTGTCGTGGAGAGCCGAATAATCACAGGGGTCCACAGAGCTGCATACAAATGAATTTTGGAG CTTCCAAGTGCTGGGATGATGTGCAGTGTCATATACGCCTTCCATTTGTTTGTGCCAGGAAAAGTCGATGA
- the LOC125016187 gene encoding ladderlectin-like isoform X3: MKTLPVIVIVCVVMTLTGADAKSQLIKRSTHCPGWSEYNGRCFIFIPTHMTWARAERNCQSLGGNLTSVRDVFEYHAIQKVIWSSTHAYPPTWIGGSDAQEKDFWQWNDGTPFYYSKWCPGEPNNQGTIWGQQNCIQMNFGDYKCWDDEKCYIHLSSVCAKKIQ, translated from the exons ATGAAGACTTTGCCAGTAATTGTGATTGTTTGTGTGGTGATGACTCTGACTGGAGCTGATG CAAAGAGCCAACTGATCAAGAGGTCCACACATTGCCCTGGTTGGTCTGAGTACAATGGACGCTGTTTCATCTTCATTCCTACCCACATGACTTGGGCTAGAGCTGAG AGAAACTGTCAGTCCCTGGGTGGAAACCTTACATCGGTCCGTGATGTCTTTGAGTACCATGCGATCCAGAAGGTGATATGGAGTAGCACTCATGCGTATCCACCCACATGGATTGGAGGCAGTGATGCCCAAGag aaGGATTTCTGGCAGTGGAATGATGGGACGCCTTTCTACTATTCCAAGTGGTGTCCTGGAGAGCCCAATAACCAGGGGACGATCTGGGGTCAACAGAACTGCATACAAATGAATTTTGGAG ATTACAAGTGTTGGGATGATGAGAAGTGTTATATACACCTTTCATCTGTCTGCGCCAAGAAAATACAATGa